A DNA window from Fragaria vesca subsp. vesca linkage group LG3, FraVesHawaii_1.0, whole genome shotgun sequence contains the following coding sequences:
- the LOC101303206 gene encoding uncharacterized protein LOC101303206: MVYCGFEEDGWCVAEGPEEVTNIIRFDELAGLSNLKILQVGLSDESFIPKNVEVAPDWDYFCITINSRCTNTRSASLAYKQGDRNSRSLFLNGATISTLPDWFIKAVTEKTEKLEYNCCGGMSDIVMEYDHWRLHKLKHLTVAWNKLKELMNTTRRVETGPVFENLEELHLYLKHPVELCVGELPPGSLSNLKVFHVYQMILRSTILRSVSKFVQRLPNLEKLVLKSLYKLEYVFRCEGVEPEQSKLREMHLLWLFSLRSICSGPAPRAMFQSLQILTIYRCQRLQSLFAYDVAECLVQLEDLLVEDCPLLERVMEAVNKEKTVLPKLKNLVLKNLPILYGAIAAVDIECPSLEHLIVVDCPHIPFSTTSYLFYSLESKSRSRYSFSSSASDYFGSTYPVQLNDPESYNFLSGSEVRSDAINSMRSRFPRISINRRSHAQGYQNCI; encoded by the exons ATGGTATACTGTGGATTTGAGGAGGACGGGTGGTGTGTAGCTGAGGGACCAGAAGAAGTAACCAATATTATTAGGTTTGATGAGTTAGCTGGTTTATCAAATTTGAAAATATTGCAGGTTGGCTTATCCGATGAAAGTTTCATCCCTAAAAATGTTGAGGTCGCACCAGATTGGGATTACTTTTGTATAACTATCAACAGCAGATGCACCAACACTCGATCCGCGTCCCTTGCATACAAACAAGGAGATCGTAATTCAAGATCCTTGTTTCTTAATGGAGCAACCATCAGTACCTTGCCTGATTGGTTTATCAAAGCGGTGACAGAGAAAACAGAGAAGCTAGAGTATAACTGCTGCGGGGGGATGAGTGACATTGTTATGGAATATGACCATTGGAGGTTACATAAACTCAAGCATCTCACAGTTGCTTGGAACAAGTTGAAAGAGTTGATGAACACAACAAGACGAGTTGAAACAGGACCAGTGTTTGAGAATTTGGAAGAGTTGCATCTGTATCTGAAGCACCCGGTGGAGTTGTGTGTTGGTGAGTTACCACCTGGGTCTCTCTCTAATCTCAAGGTGTTTCATGTGTATCAGATGATTTTGAGGAGTACGATTTTGAGGAGTGTATCAAAATTTGTACAGAGACTACCAAATCTGGAGAAACTAGTTTTAAAATCTCTGTATAAATTGGAATATGTGTTCAGATGCGAAGGGGTCGAGCCAGAACAATCAAAACTGAGAGAGATGCATTTGTTGTGGCTATTTTCACTAAGAAGCATATGTAGTGGTCCTGCCCCACGTGCAATGTTCCAGAGTCTTCAGATTTTGACGATTTACCGTTGCCAGCGGCTGCAAAGTCTGTTCGCATATGATGTGGCTGAGTGTCTTGTTCAATTGGAAGACCTTCTTGTAGAGGATTGCCCTTTGTTGGAAAGAGTAATGGAAGCAGTGAACAAGGAGAAGACGGTTCTACCAAAACTGAAGAACTTGGTTTTGAAGAATCTTCCTATTTTGTATGGTGCAATTGCTGCCGTTGATATTGAGTGTCCTTCATTGGAACACTTGATCGTGGTGGATTGCCCCCATATTCCATTTTCAACCACTTCCTATCTCTTCTACTCCTTAGAATCCAAAAGCAGGAGCCGGTATTCATTTTCATCCTCCGCTTCTGACTACTTTGGCAGCACGTACCCAGTCCAACTTAATGATCCAGAATCGTACAACTTTTTAAGTGGCAG TGAAGTACGATCTGATGCAATTAATTCTATGCGTTCGAGATTTCCAAGAATATCAATCAACAGAAGAAGCCATGCACAAGGTTATCAAAACTGTATCTAG
- the LOC101314645 gene encoding F-box protein At4g22390-like yields the protein MVYVYCSCRGLVYAGVNGKQKIQMYVWNPSTGLSQKLPDPGVTDEYQIFTGFGYVSATHDYKILIANSRLEEGEHAKIRIFSSQSKSWRRIQDSPYSDLSMTVAGILCHEALHWLRFNDDVIVAFDLANEKFRTIALPVVGEEYGCDYFRHVGDFRGCLCVIGLANVTTMDLWVMKEYDKGNSWTKLFKVRVTDQPDEQISFVQPILVSETCIFLEIHTESGSGAKLVRSYHKEEKTKEVHMDRYSREIIGYEESLVWLD from the coding sequence ATGGTTTACGTGTACTGTTCTTGCCGTGGTTTGGTGTATGCAGGTGTTAACGGGAAGCAGAAGATACAGATGTATGTATGGAACCCATCAACTGGACTCTCCCAGAAACTACCTGATCCTGGTGTTACAGATGAGTATCAGATCTTTACTGGTTTCGGCTACGTCTCGGCCACCCACGACTACAAGATTCTCATCGCCAACTCTAGACTTGAGGAGGGAGAGCATGCCAAGATCCGCATCTTCTCATCGCAATCCAAATCTTGGAGAAGGATTCAAGATTCTCCATATTCAGACTTGTCTATGACAGTTGCGGGGATTCTTTGTCACGAGGCACTTCATTGGCTGAGGTTCAATGATGATGTTATAGTTGCTTTTGATTTAGCAAATGAGAAGTTCCGGACAATAGCGCTGCCTGTTGTTGGGGAGGAGTATGGGTGTGACTATTTCAGACATGTAGGGGACTTCAGAGGTTGTCTGTGTGTGATTGGTCTGGCGAATGTTACTACTATGGATTTGTGGGTGATGAAGGAATATGATAAGGGTAACTCCTGGACTAAGCTTTTTAAAGTAAGGGTTACCGATCAGCCTGATGAGCAGATAAGTTTTGTCCAGCCAATCTTGGTTAGTGAAACTTGTATATTTCTGGAGATACATACTGAATCAGGAAGCGGGGCGAAGCTGGTCAGGAGTTATCATAAGGAAGAGAAGACTAAAGAGGTTCATATGGATAGATATAGCCGTGAAATAATTGGGTATGAAGAGAGTCTAGTTTGGCTTGATTAA
- the LOC101314934 gene encoding disease resistance protein At4g27190-like, with product MASSASLLSSAESSTARLSMHGVFLSFRGPDTRRSITSELYERLHKQRGIKTFMDDQDLEVGDPISPTLLKAIEESRFAIVVLSPNYASSTWCLEELAKICECMKDQNRILPLFYNVEPTDVRHQKGSFEEAFSKYERRRSEKVQQWRDALNKVASFTGWHTKNYKTDRELVEEIVDSVCNRIQPFEIDSTLATGDFEEFEATKKAMDQVMKVLQDVDVPAVGVYGMGGVGKTTLVKHVGAEARKTGIIHYAVMAVLSQSPDIAKIQGTLADMLDVKLEGETEFGRAVRLKREIMRREKILIILDDLWDKIELSKIGIPSYKELQKFKSKVLFTTRKLKVCHAMKCQEKINLNILSERDSWNLFLRKAGTIPLESQNVARKVAGECKGLPIALIAVARALGDEDQEEWDEAAKRLEQSKYVNPDHEDDEENAFRCIRLSYDYLKNEDHKACFLLCCLFPEDDDIKIEDLFRYAIGKRLFRDDNTMELARGRVVTVVKYLKGSSLLLDSEQKGCVKMHDVIRDTAIQIAKSEDGFWVKAGYGLKGWPHGLDEDCTAISLMRNTIRKLPEEELSPHQPPSFAFR from the exons ATGGCCTCCTCTGCATCTCTTCTATCATCCGCTGAATCATCAACCGCTCGTTTGTCGATGCACGGTGTGTTTTTGAGTTTCAGGGGTCCTGACACTCGAAGGAGTATTACATCTGAATTATATGAGCGGCTGCATAAACAAAGAGGAATCAAAACATTCATGGATGATCAAGATCTTGAAGTAGGAGATCCTATATCTCCCACTCTACTAAAAGCAATTGAAGAATCAAGGTTTGCAATTGTTGTCCTTTCTCCAAACTATGCCTCTTCTACTTGGTGTTTGGAGGAACTTGCGAAGATCTGTGAGTGCATGAAAGACCAGAACAGAATTCTTCCACTTTTCTATAATGTCGAGCCTACTGATGTAAGACATCAAAAGGGAAGTTTTGAAGAAGCTTTCAGCAAATACGAGAGGCGTAGATCAGAGAAGGTCCAGCAGTGGAGAGATGCTTTAAACAAAGTGGCCAGTTTCACTGGGTGGCATACAAAGAATTATAA GACTGATAGAGAACTTGTGGAGGAAATTGTGGATTCTGTGTGCAACAGAATACAACCTTTTGAAATTGACTCGACATTGGCCACCGGAGATTTTGAAGAGTTTGAAGCAACAAAAAAAGCCATGGATCAGGTTATGAAGGTGCTTCAAGATGTTGACGTCCCTGCCGTCGGGGTCTACGGAATGGGAGGCGTCGGCAAGACAACCCTGGTAAAACATGTTGGTGCAGAAGCCCGAAAAACAGGGATTATTCATTATGCGGTTATGGCTGTTCTATCCCAAAGCCCAGACATAGCAAAGATTCAAGGCACATTGGCAGATATGTTGGACGTTAAATTGGAGGGAGAGACAGAATTTGGAAGAGCTGTTAGATTGAAGAGAGAGATAATGAGAAGAGAAAAAATCCTTATAATCTTGGACGATCTATGGGATAAAATAGAGTTGTCAAAGATAGGGATTCCCAGCTACAAGGAGCTTCAAAAGTTCAAGTCCAAAGTGCTATTCACAACAAGGAAATTAAAAGTCTGTCATGCCATGAAGTGCCAAGAAAAGATCAACCTCAACATTCTCTCAGAAAGAGATTCTTGGAACTTGTTTCTGAGAAAAGCAGGAACAATTCCTCTCGAGTCCCAGAACGTGGCGAGGAAGGTAGCTGGAGAATGTAAGGGTCTACCGATTGCATTAATAGCTGTTGCAAGGGCACTCGGAGATGAGGACCAGGAGGAATGGGATGAGGCAGCTAAACGACTAGAGCAGTCCAAATATGTCAATCCCGACCATGAGGACGATGAGGAAAATGCATTCAGATGTATACGATTAAGCTATGATTACTTGAAAAATGAAGACCACAAGGCATGCTTCTTGCTCTGTTGCTTGTTCCCAGAAGACGATGACATCAAAATAGAAGACTTGTTCCGGTACGCGATCGGAAAAAGATTGTTTCGAGATGATAATACAATGGAATTAGCCAGAGGAAGAGTAGTTACAGTGGTGAAGTACCTGAAAGGTTCGAGCTTGCTTTTGGATAGCGAGCAAAAAGGATGTGTAAAGATGCATGATGTCATCCGGGATACAGCCATTCAAATTGCGAAATCTGAAGATGGGTTTTGGGTGAAAGCTGGCTATGGTTTAAAGGGTTGGCCACACGGATTAGATGAGGATTGCACTGCTATTTCACTAATGAGGAACACAATTCGCAAGCTACCTGAAGAAGAGTTG TCTCCTCACCAACCTCCAAGCTTTGCATTTAGATGA